In the genome of Macrobrachium rosenbergii isolate ZJJX-2024 chromosome 44, ASM4041242v1, whole genome shotgun sequence, the window TTATTAAGTATCTATCAATAACTGCAGTACGAAATCGGAGTAAAGCAACTAATCCGGGATAAACTGACTGATTATGTCTAAATTAGTGGATAGATAGTGTTTTACTCGGAGTTATTTCTTTGTAACTCATATGTATGTTATCATTCTacgttttgtttttcatgaatatatatacattatatatatatatatatatatatatatatatatatatatatatatatatatatatatacatatacatatatatatatatatatatatatatatatatatatatatatatatatatatatatatatgtatgtatgtgtgtatgcatatattactgTGCAGTCAAAATTTGTTCCTTTGCACGTAACTATCTGGGGCACATTCGCAGGAGTTAACTTTTTGGGGCGAATATAATCTATTCACACAACTACTTTCATAAATCGATTATTTCGAGGATTTAGGTACCATTTCGGACCAGTTTCGGGCACTTCGTCTCCTTTGTATCTTTCACATCGAGATTGGAAAATATGGTTCGAAACTATTTTTAACTTCATGACAGATAGATACTAACCTTTAGACACTATGAAGTTGGTACGGTCAAAGATGGTGGGTGCAGTCTTCTTTGTATATTGAAGTGACTTTGGATGCTTTTCATTGGTAAGCAGCCTAAAATATCTACATCAGAAATGGGTCTGTAGCTCTGCAAGGGCGTGATCCTCCTTTCGTTTGAACGGAAGTCTTACGTGAacaattaagtatatcttagtttaaccagaccactgagctggtagATACCAAAGATAGAAATTGATCATAATTCCTATTCAGAGCATTCTCACTATACTGCATAGAAATAGAAATGCTGAAGGCCTAGAATTTCTTAAGTtccattctttagaagcttaCCAGAGCAATTAAAGCTCTTTTTTGGCTGgtatgattaatattttatagACTTTCCGTTAGGTTCATATATGAACCCTTTCATGTGATTCCTGAATCCCAGCTTAGGAGAATATAGTTATTATCGTCTTGGAAGAGAAGTTTATAAAGTATTTTACGGtttgttccttctctcttttctcgtTGATGTGAGACTGGAACTAATTTGCCCTGGTTACATCAGTTTCCTTTgacgcagatatatatacatatatgtatatatatataatatatatgcgggTGTGtgtatctacatgtatatatacatatatatgtatatatttatatgtgtgtgtacctatatatgtgtatatctacatatttatatttataaaatatatatatatatatatatatatatatatatatatatatatatatatatatatatatgtacaatatataaatacagtatatatatttatatttatataatttatatatatatatatatagtatatatatatatatgtatatatatatatatatacacatatatatgtatatatttatacacacacacacacacacacacacacacacacacatatatatatatatatatatatatatatatatatatatatatatatatatatatatatatatatatatatggacagagagatagctagatagatgaatagataaatagacaggtaAGTCTAGACCAGGGGCCCAATGCTAGAgttatttcattctcttcttaTCATCGTTagtccaaattttttttatgactacttttttgtttcttatgtAAGACGTTGAGAAGTACccaagaaaaaacacacacagattaGATATCAGCAAATAAGTGAAAGTAAACAGAAGCCTTCGTGAGAACTGACGTAATCTTCTTTATCTTAAAGGTATACctagtatgaaaatataaaatttttcttttctttgtaaactgATATTTGATTAGATCTGGTGATTTACTTCCATtatcttttgaatgaaaatgatatttatagacaattttctcttctcagcaaatgttttgtttcccaaAATGCTGAGCCAATATAACTGACAGTCCAGTAACCATATCTCGTTGAATTTTGAcagggaaaatgaagagaaaaactaGTACATGCGTTTTATAAATTGGGGACTAGGAACCACGGAAAATAAAGTAGGGAGggaatataaaggaataaaagttcACGACTCACAGAGTATGCATGGGAGGTGGTTGAGAGGGCACCTGGGAGAATTAGGGGCTCTCTGCTCTTCAACATAGCCATGGCCGAAATAGTTCCAGCAGTGGAataatgtcgtcagtgcacctatACACagcccttcggcccctggctgcaaccccctgaatctttctttcatcttactttccaccctttcctaacaaatgtttcagagAAAAAAACTTCCCTTTCagaaatgtagtaaaaaaaaggaacagagatGAATCTAAAATATGTAAGTGTGGGTTCTTGATTATACACAGCCCCGTTGACTGAActtttctgagagaaaaaaactcgaaatgtgaaaaaatgaatcTAAGCAGCAACGGCCAAGACAGGTTGActgattcatgaaaatttgccacTAAGGCCATGCGCtggagcactttcagccattcagtgcttcaggtgcaaagagggagttggagtggttgcacagcaagatggaagagaggaaatgggaacagagataaagtaaaaggctaaaaagtgggtgttgCTAGTGGTCGAGACAACTGCCAGGCGGAAAATTGCCATTTAATAagtacaatttataaaaaaaggatTGCAAGGAAAAACCATTactatcaaaactttaatttatttataagtatccATTTACTacttatatacaatttaaaaaataataatttgaattaaaaatcattacaatcaAAACTTTACTTGAATTTACTGAAAAACTTTACTTGAAAGAAATGTTGATGTacgtaaaaatattcatatgcgATGCCTCTTAAATgcaacattttattattactctcaTAATTTGAAATGAGGTTGTTAAGTCGAACATGTAGGTCTCTGTACTTTTTGTGCATAGGAAGTGTATCACCTCTTTCAAGTTGGATTCTTTTTGTAATAGCCAAACCTTCTTCACTTTTCAGAGCATTGATTAATTTCCATACATTAGGGTGACTATTGGTGACGGATTTATTCAAGGAATTGTGAAAGGCCTCAGCACTATTATTAGTAAGAGGCAGTGAGTTCTCAAAACGGGCAATTGATAGTAATGGTTTTTCCTTTAAATCCTCGTTTCAAaatatgacagtaataataaaatgtatttaaggaGCGTCTCATGTGATATGCCTATTTTTTAGGTGTCAACATTTCCAAAgtaaagttttttaataaattaaacttttaattgTAATGATTTTTAGTTCAAATAATTATCTTATCAACTGTATATAACTAgcaaatatatacttttaaataaattcacataAAGTTTTCATATTAATGGTTTTTCCATgcaatcctttttttctttataaattgtaCTTATTAAATGGCAGTTTTCCAACTGGCAATTTTCTTCATGGCAATTGTCCCACAGTGGCAATTTTCCCATAATGGCAATTTACCCATAGGCAATTTTCCGACGGGAAATATTCCCAATGGCAATTTTCCCACTGGCAGATTTCCTGTCACGGAactgtggaatagcctcccagagaatgtggagcaattagaacttcagaagttcaagcgaagatgcaatgcattactaccctaaaactattctccttgaattttaatacatttttttctatttattaatttattttttcttttttcataagtgggatctcttctttatgtatttccctttacctcttacttcttcctaatggacaccatattctttggaagcttgaatttcgagtcaatggacaccatattttttggaaagtTGAAtttggtccctgtgggcttgttccatacaaatagatttcatcttatgaataataataatcataattccaGGGAAAAGAACAGAAAGTGATCATCATCGATCCCTCGATGGTCTACCGTCCAGAGGAAGCCATAAAGAAAGCCAACTGGAACTTCCGACAGTTTCCAGAGGACTCAGAAGACCCCAAACTGGTCCAGGTGAAGGAGACGTATATGAAAATGCACACCTACCAGTGTGTGGATTACGTcaaaaagagggtaagaaactcTAGCAACTTCTAACAGCAGCAGAATTCTTATACAAATTCAAACAACAGCAGAATTCTCATGAGtgataatatgaaaattctaACAACAGCACAattcttataaaaatttctaacaaCAGGAGAATTCTCATAATGATAACATAAAgatataataacaaaaagtaGTAGCCGTGGTAATGGTGATAACATTGACAGTACTGAAACAACGGCATCATCTGTAAAACTGATAACAGAATAGTGTAAGTAGCAATAGCATGTggttaattaaatatttcatcaaaagacacaaaggaaatgtttttatcatgttttgatgacatatatatatatatatatatatatatatatatatatatatatatatatatatatatataaatgtaatatatatatataaataatatgatattCAGCTCGCCCACTGGCGCAGATTCGACAAGTTCCAAGCGACGATCATGCAGGCCCTCGAGAAGCTGAACGACCTCATCGACGAGAGCGATCCGGACACCGACGTTCCGAATATCGTCCACGCCTTCCAGACGGCGGAGAGACTGAGGGAGGCGCACCCGGAGAAGGGCTGGTTACACCTGACAGGGCTCATACACGACCTGGGGAAGGTAGGAGATTCGTAAGAGAATGTAAGGCCGAGTCATGTCCGTTGTTTCTCAAACAAATGccgatttatttttttcttttctaataactgatttcttcttatttctgtatttcctctcattgtcttctgttgcttctttcgaagcAACtggaatattctttggaagtttcttgaatttcaagtcaatggcccctttggtgggcttgttctatatgaatagggttcgtgttccgaataataataataataataataataataataataataataataataataataattctttggaagcttcttgaatttcaagtcagtggcccctttggtggacttgttccatctgaatagggttcatattctgaataataataataataataataataataataataataataataataataataataataataataatagtattctttggaagtttgaatttcaagtcgatggcccctttggtgggcttgtttcatatgaatagggttcatcttctgaataataataataataataataataataataataataataataataataataataatataaataataaaattctttggaagtgTGAATTTCaataaatggcccctgtggggttgttctgtatgaatagagttcatcttctgaataataataataataataataataataataataataataataataataataataataataataataataataataataatactgatttttaaacaacaaatataggctggatggatggatggatgtttGAAACAAAGCCCAAGACTacaaaggccattcagcgcctgGAGAACTAGGTTTCTAAAACAATAACCAGTTTGGTGTTTAATGTTCACATAAACCGCTGAAATGAGGTTAGATAACTAATTCCGTACCAAAAGCTTACTTTTCTTCTTATTGCCACAGACTTGTTAATAAAATGCTGTATCTGATATTCTAATCTTTTCGACTTATTGAAACGGTGGAgcgataaaatgaaaaagtttccaAGAGGATGTGCAAATTTTTCGATATAAAGAGCATTCTTTTgtataaaggttatttttctttattaaaggtTATGGCGTTTTACGGTGAGCCCCAGTGGTCGACTGTTGGGGACACTTTCATCGTGGGCTGCGACTTCGGGGATTCCGTCGTCTACAGAAACACAACTTTTCACAACAATCCCGACGCCAAAAATCCCAAACTAAAGTGAGTAAAGGACAACAAATGTTAATGAATGGGTGAAATACAGTGACATGCAACGTAGAGAAGTAATTACATGaggtaaaagtgaaaaaagagaaGCCTTTAGTCTTATAAACTGAAAGCAGCTGAATAGATAGAGTCCGTAAACGATAGTGAACCTTCAAAAACGCATCGAATTTCAGTATAGACGAAGAGAAATTGAAATGACGTGAAGACAaacctttctttcatttcccagcaCGAAGTACGGAATGTACGAACCGAACTGCGGACTTGAAAACGTCTACATGTCGTGGGGACATGACGAGTACATGTACCAGGTCTTGAAGCATAATAAGAGCACCCTGCCTGAAGAAGGTCTCTACATTATAAGGTCAGTAAGCCCCACAAATGCCATCTTTGTTATTCTCCCTGTTCTCTCGTGGGGATTCTCTTGTTATTCTTCCCGTTCTGATGTTATTCTGTTCTTTCTGTTCTCTTGTGAGGATTCTCTTTATATTCTCCTTGTTTTCTTGCGAGGATTATCCtgttattcttcctcttctcttgtgAGGATTCTCTTGTTATtcacttttctttctgtatttccttttctcttttgtaacttcttgcaaatgaacaccaaattctatggaagcttgaatttcgtcaatggtaggcttgttccatatgaataggagtttatcttccgagtaattattgttattattataataataatcaaatctaTTGCTCGCTTTCCCCAGATTTCATTCGTTTTATCCCTGGCACACTGGCGGTGACTACATGCACCTCTGTAACAACAAGGACATGGAAATGATGCCGTGGATCAGAGAGTTCAAGTAAGTAAGCTCGAGAGACAGATGCTGGCAGGGTTCATGGGTTGAGTCTAACAATTGGTTTAAGTTGACTATTCTTAAGTATGCAAGCTTGAGATATAGATGCTTACAGGGTTCATGGGTCTAACAATTGGTTTAAGTTGACTATTCTTAAGTAAGTAAGCTTGAGAGGTAGATGCCGACAGGGTTCATGGTTTGGGTCTAACAACTGGTTTAAGTTGACTATTCTTAAGCAAGTAAGCTTGAGAGATAGATGCTTACAAGGTTCATGGGTCTAACAATTGGTTTAAGCTGACTATTCTTAAGTAA includes:
- the Miox gene encoding inositol oxygenase; the encoded protein is MAGKEQKVIIIDPSMVYRPEEAIKKANWNFRQFPEDSEDPKLVQVKETYMKMHTYQCVDYVKKRLAHWRRFDKFQATIMQALEKLNDLIDESDPDTDVPNIVHAFQTAERLREAHPEKGWLHLTGLIHDLGKVMAFYGEPQWSTVGDTFIVGCDFGDSVVYRNTTFHNNPDAKNPKLNTKYGMYEPNCGLENVYMSWGHDEYMYQVLKHNKSTLPEEGLYIIRFHSFYPWHTGGDYMHLCNNKDMEMMPWIREFNKFDLYTKKENIPDIEALKPYYQSLIDEYCPGKLKW